The following coding sequences lie in one Lysobacter capsici genomic window:
- a CDS encoding LysR family transcriptional regulator, giving the protein MELRHIRYFLAVAGERNFTRAAERLGIGQPPLSQQIRDLETQVGARLFHRVPHGAELTDAGRAFLERVRTLPEQAAAAVRQAQRAARGETGALRLGFTSSAILAPLTTQAIRDFRRRYADVELTLEEGNSAHLSAKLRDGSLDLAFLRPDGSENDDMRLYPLLDEAMIAALPSAHPAARDGRRKSIHLTELREDALILTPRTVGPTLHDAIVGACRQAGFEPRLGQHAPQLASSLALVAAELGVSIVPEAMRRFALPGIVYRDIAGLQPIARLALAHLLDQASAQTKNFVALTCAAHPTEKSEGARSQAVMKKRRAPSK; this is encoded by the coding sequence ATGGAACTGCGCCACATCCGCTATTTCCTCGCCGTCGCCGGGGAGCGCAACTTCACCCGCGCCGCGGAACGGCTCGGCATCGGCCAACCGCCGTTGAGTCAACAAATCCGCGACCTGGAAACCCAGGTCGGCGCGCGCCTGTTCCACCGCGTACCGCACGGCGCCGAACTCACCGACGCCGGCCGCGCCTTTCTCGAACGCGTGCGCACCCTGCCCGAACAAGCCGCCGCGGCGGTGCGCCAGGCGCAGCGCGCCGCGCGCGGCGAGACCGGCGCGCTGCGGCTTGGCTTCACCTCGTCGGCGATCCTCGCGCCGCTGACGACCCAGGCGATCCGCGATTTCCGCCGCCGCTACGCCGACGTCGAACTCACCTTGGAGGAAGGCAACAGCGCCCACCTGTCGGCGAAGCTGCGCGACGGTTCGCTGGATCTGGCGTTCCTGCGCCCGGACGGCTCGGAGAACGACGACATGCGCCTGTATCCGCTGCTCGACGAAGCGATGATCGCCGCGCTTCCGAGCGCGCACCCCGCCGCGCGCGACGGCCGGCGCAAATCGATCCACCTGACCGAACTGCGCGAGGATGCGTTGATCCTGACCCCGCGCACCGTCGGCCCGACCCTGCACGACGCCATCGTCGGCGCCTGCCGTCAAGCCGGGTTCGAACCGCGCCTGGGCCAGCATGCGCCGCAACTCGCCTCGTCGCTGGCGCTGGTCGCGGCCGAACTGGGCGTGTCGATCGTGCCCGAGGCGATGCGCCGGTTCGCGCTGCCCGGCATCGTCTATCGCGATATCGCCGGCCTGCAGCCGATCGCGCGCCTGGCGCTGGCGCATCTGCTCGACCAAGCGTCGGCGCAGACGAAAAATTTCGTCGCGCTGACTTGCGCGGCCCACCCGACCGAGAAAAGCGAAGGCGCGCGTTCGCAGGCTGTCATGAAGAAGCGTCGGGCGCCGTCGAAGTGA
- a CDS encoding MFS transporter codes for MSTTPLPISALAAPIERGTTAYRRANVALFLAGCSTFSLLYCVQPLLPEFAHDFALAPAVSSLALSLTTAALALAIFIAGALSQQVSRRRLMFASMALAAACNLLAAIAPDWTLLLLARTIEGAMLGGVPAVAMAYLAEEMDPRHLSGAMGLYVAGTAFGGMMGRVGMGLLVEIGSWRSAMAAIGAFGLIAAIGFAALLPPSRRFVPRRGFVLRHHLDAWRAHLADPGLLRLFAIGFVLTSVFVALFNYVGFRLAGAPYDLGPAGISLIFLAYVFGMFSSPFGGRLADRFGARAPLIGGIAIMTAGAVVTLSASLPAIVAGICLITIGFFVAHSVASAWVGRLARADKGHASSLYLLFYYFGSSVTGVIGGWAWQHGGWSGEVALTASLAVAGIVLATQIDDRHHAHGATRER; via the coding sequence ATGAGTACGACGCCCCTGCCGATATCCGCCCTCGCCGCGCCGATCGAACGCGGCACCACCGCCTATCGCCGCGCCAATGTCGCCCTGTTCCTGGCCGGCTGTTCGACCTTCTCGCTGCTGTACTGCGTGCAGCCGTTGCTGCCGGAGTTCGCGCACGACTTCGCTCTCGCTCCGGCGGTCAGCTCGCTCGCGTTGTCGCTGACCACCGCGGCGTTGGCGCTGGCGATCTTCATCGCCGGCGCACTGTCGCAGCAGGTGTCGCGTCGACGCCTGATGTTCGCCTCGATGGCGCTGGCCGCGGCCTGCAACCTGCTGGCCGCGATCGCGCCGGACTGGACCTTGCTGTTGCTGGCGCGAACCATCGAAGGCGCGATGCTGGGCGGCGTGCCGGCGGTGGCGATGGCCTACCTGGCCGAGGAAATGGACCCGCGCCATCTGAGCGGCGCGATGGGCCTGTACGTCGCCGGCACCGCGTTCGGCGGGATGATGGGGCGCGTCGGCATGGGCTTGCTGGTCGAGATCGGCTCCTGGCGTTCGGCGATGGCGGCGATCGGCGCGTTCGGGCTGATCGCGGCGATCGGTTTCGCCGCGCTGCTGCCGCCGTCGCGCCGTTTCGTGCCGCGCCGCGGTTTCGTATTGCGCCATCACCTCGACGCCTGGCGCGCGCATCTGGCCGACCCGGGGCTGCTGCGTTTGTTCGCGATCGGCTTCGTGCTCACCAGCGTGTTCGTGGCGCTGTTCAACTACGTCGGCTTCCGGCTCGCCGGCGCTCCCTACGATCTGGGGCCGGCAGGGATCAGCCTGATCTTCCTGGCCTATGTGTTCGGCATGTTCTCCTCGCCGTTCGGCGGCCGCCTGGCCGACCGCTTCGGCGCACGCGCGCCGTTGATCGGCGGCATCGCGATCATGACCGCCGGCGCCGTGGTCACGCTGAGCGCTTCGCTGCCTGCGATCGTGGCCGGCATCTGCCTGATCACGATCGGTTTCTTCGTCGCCCATTCGGTCGCCAGCGCCTGGGTCGGACGGCTCGCGCGCGCGGACAAGGGCCACGCCTCGTCGCTGTATCTGTTGTTCTATTACTTTGGCTCCAGCGTGACCGGCGTGATCGGCGGCTGGGCCTGGCAGCACGGCGGCTGGAGCGGCGAAGTCGCGTTGACCGCGAGCCTGGCGGTGGCGGGTATCGTGTTGGCGACCCAGATCGACGACCGTCACCATGCACACGGAGCGACGCGTGAGCGATAA
- a CDS encoding gamma-glutamylcyclotransferase family protein produces the protein MSDKQALPLPPGLLCDERPHSYYPTSTIDGSNAMNALDFDDTELDALLRLNRLRAEPASDTPQALEDHFAQRYQADRRFAVYGTLAPGKPNHHHLSGLDGAWTQGHFVTGRLEQSGWGADMGYPALRWSESGEAIEVQLFASDDLPLHWPRLDAFEGDEYLRILVPVHAPDGSVTVANVYAARPDRQA, from the coding sequence GTGAGCGATAAGCAGGCGCTGCCGTTGCCGCCGGGCCTGCTGTGCGACGAACGGCCGCATTCGTACTATCCGACTTCAACGATCGACGGGAGCAATGCAATGAACGCGCTGGACTTCGACGACACCGAGCTCGACGCGCTGCTGCGACTCAACCGCCTGCGCGCCGAACCGGCCAGCGACACCCCGCAGGCGCTGGAAGATCATTTCGCCCAGCGTTACCAGGCCGATCGCCGCTTCGCCGTGTACGGAACCCTGGCGCCGGGCAAGCCGAACCATCATCACCTCAGCGGTCTCGACGGCGCCTGGACGCAAGGACACTTCGTCACCGGCCGCCTGGAGCAGTCGGGATGGGGCGCCGACATGGGCTATCCGGCCTTGCGTTGGTCCGAATCGGGCGAGGCGATCGAAGTCCAGTTGTTCGCATCCGACGACCTGCCCTTGCACTGGCCGCGACTGGATGCGTTCGAAGGCGACGAGTACCTGCGCATCCTGGTACCGGTGCATGCGCCGGACGGCTCGGTCACGGTGGCCAATGTGTATGCCGCAAGGCCCGACCGGCAAGCGTGA
- a CDS encoding MBL fold metallo-hydrolase, with amino-acid sequence MTRTPVSALAAALVAGALLSACSQPKSAATDTPAATTPAASAPAPPAPQPANADVFRFKIGALDAMALKDGDIDAANDGKTFAVGQPVDAVNALLTAAGQPTDTLHLSIQPLLVRSGAQVLLFDTGAGDASFARAGRLPASLRAAGVEPSQVTDIFLSHHHPDHVGGLLDKDGTLAFANAKIHLSAPEWEVMKNDKAAAALVAAIAPKVETFQPGAAIVPGVVTAVAVDGHTPGHSAYEIASGDQRLLYIGDSAHHSVISVQRPEWTVQFDENAPLAQTSRRALMQRAADGKLRVYAVHFPFPGLGQFKAQGDSFVWEPER; translated from the coding sequence ATGACTCGCACTCCTGTGTCCGCCTTGGCCGCCGCGCTCGTCGCCGGCGCGTTGCTGTCCGCATGTTCGCAACCCAAGTCCGCCGCGACCGACACGCCCGCGGCGACTACGCCCGCTGCGTCCGCGCCTGCGCCCCCTGCGCCGCAGCCGGCGAACGCCGATGTGTTCCGATTCAAAATCGGCGCGCTCGATGCGATGGCACTGAAAGACGGCGACATCGACGCCGCCAACGACGGCAAGACCTTCGCCGTCGGCCAGCCGGTCGATGCGGTGAACGCGCTGCTGACCGCCGCGGGCCAACCGACCGATACCTTGCACCTGAGCATTCAACCGCTGCTGGTCCGCAGCGGCGCACAGGTCCTGCTGTTCGATACCGGCGCCGGCGATGCCTCGTTCGCGCGCGCCGGACGCCTGCCGGCGTCGCTGCGCGCGGCCGGCGTCGAGCCCTCGCAGGTCACCGACATCTTCCTCTCGCATCACCATCCCGATCACGTCGGCGGCCTGCTGGACAAGGACGGCACGCTCGCCTTCGCCAACGCCAAGATCCATCTGTCGGCGCCCGAGTGGGAGGTGATGAAGAACGACAAGGCCGCCGCCGCGCTGGTCGCCGCGATCGCGCCGAAGGTCGAAACCTTCCAGCCCGGCGCGGCGATCGTTCCCGGCGTGGTGACCGCGGTCGCGGTCGACGGACACACCCCGGGCCACAGCGCCTACGAAATCGCCTCGGGCGATCAGCGCCTGCTCTACATCGGCGACAGCGCGCATCACTCGGTGATCTCGGTGCAGCGCCCGGAGTGGACCGTGCAGTTCGACGAGAACGCACCGCTGGCCCAGACCAGCCGGCGCGCGCTGATGCAACGCGCCGCCGACGGCAAGCTGCGCGTGTACGCCGTGCATTTCCCGTTCCCCGGCCTGGGCCAGTTCAAGGCCCAGGGCGACAGCTTCGTGTGGGAGCCCGAACGCTGA
- a CDS encoding Dyp-type peroxidase, whose product MQTATPQPVVSRLTRAAIFLVVTLKPGAEHETQVRALCADLASLLRAVGFRDLEGGLSCVMAFGSDAWDRLFGPIRPRELHPFREIVGRHRAVSTPGDVLLHIRAARMDLCFELATEIMSRIGGAVASADEVHGFKYFDDRDLIGFVDGTENPVDTAAADAAIVAGEDPQFVGGSYVIVQKYLHDLAAWNTLPVERQEAIVGRRKLSNIELDDAAKAPYAHNVLTSISENGEELKIVRDNMPFGSVGQGEFGTYFIGYARSPTRIERMLENMFIGDPPGNYDRLLDFSTAVTGSLFFAPSATFLDGVEAEAAAPKGAADHGHDRSIGP is encoded by the coding sequence ATGCAGACTGCGACGCCGCAACCGGTGGTTTCCCGGCTGACCCGGGCCGCCATCTTCCTGGTCGTGACCCTGAAACCGGGCGCCGAGCACGAAACGCAGGTGCGCGCCCTGTGCGCCGATCTGGCCTCGCTGCTGCGCGCGGTCGGCTTTCGCGATCTCGAAGGCGGCCTGTCGTGCGTCATGGCCTTCGGATCGGATGCCTGGGATCGCCTGTTCGGCCCGATCCGGCCCAGGGAACTGCATCCGTTTCGCGAAATCGTCGGTCGCCATCGCGCGGTGTCCACGCCGGGCGACGTGCTGCTGCATATCCGGGCGGCGCGCATGGACCTGTGCTTCGAACTCGCGACCGAAATCATGTCGAGAATCGGCGGCGCCGTGGCGAGCGCGGACGAGGTGCATGGCTTCAAGTACTTCGACGATCGCGACCTGATCGGTTTCGTCGACGGCACCGAAAATCCGGTCGATACAGCCGCCGCCGACGCGGCGATCGTCGCCGGCGAAGACCCGCAGTTCGTCGGCGGCAGCTATGTGATCGTGCAGAAGTACCTGCACGATCTCGCGGCCTGGAACACGCTGCCGGTCGAACGGCAGGAAGCCATCGTCGGCCGGCGCAAGCTGTCGAACATCGAACTCGACGACGCGGCCAAGGCTCCGTACGCGCACAACGTGCTGACCAGCATCAGCGAGAACGGCGAGGAGCTGAAGATCGTCCGCGACAACATGCCGTTCGGCAGCGTCGGCCAGGGCGAATTCGGGACTTACTTCATCGGCTACGCGCGTTCGCCGACCCGGATCGAACGCATGCTCGAGAACATGTTCATCGGCGATCCTCCCGGCAATTACGATCGCCTGCTGGACTTCAGCACGGCGGTGACCGGCAGCCTGTTCTTCGCGCCGTCGGCGACGTTCCTGGACGGTGTCGAGGCCGAGGCCGCTGCGCCAAAAGGCGCGGCGGACCACGGCCACGACCGGAGCATCGGACCATGA
- a CDS encoding DnaJ C-terminal domain-containing protein — MNSPYETLGVAPTASLDEIKSAYRRLARKLHPDLNPGDKSGEERFKDVGNAYRLLSDPDKRARFDAGEIDADGAERPQPRYYRDYADAEPAGSYANDAGFADFADGDDPFAELLRRQARARANRRGQDLHYRLQIALAESIDAGTRRLTMPDGSTIDVTIPAGVVDGQILRLKGKGAASAGQGGPGDALVEIEVLADPRFSRDGDDLTLELPVSLTEAVLGDRVRVPTPTGEVTMTIPPGSNSGTTLRLKGMGAPRRGGGRGDQYVRLTIVLPKGGDPELTEFVSQWSAGKAFDPRGEAKA; from the coding sequence ATGAACAGCCCCTACGAAACGCTGGGCGTGGCGCCGACCGCGTCGCTCGACGAGATCAAGAGCGCCTACCGCCGCCTGGCCAGGAAACTGCATCCGGACCTCAATCCGGGCGACAAGTCCGGCGAGGAACGCTTCAAGGACGTCGGCAACGCCTACCGCCTGCTCAGCGATCCTGACAAGCGCGCGCGCTTCGATGCAGGAGAAATCGACGCCGACGGCGCCGAGCGTCCGCAGCCGCGTTACTACCGCGATTACGCCGACGCCGAACCGGCCGGCAGCTACGCGAACGACGCCGGCTTCGCCGATTTCGCCGACGGCGACGACCCGTTCGCCGAACTCCTGCGCCGGCAGGCGCGCGCGCGGGCCAACCGGCGCGGCCAGGACCTGCACTATCGGTTGCAGATCGCGTTAGCCGAATCGATCGACGCCGGCACCAGGCGATTGACGATGCCCGACGGCAGCACCATCGACGTGACCATTCCGGCCGGCGTCGTCGACGGACAGATCCTGCGGCTCAAGGGCAAGGGCGCGGCGAGCGCGGGGCAAGGCGGTCCCGGCGATGCGCTGGTCGAGATCGAAGTCCTCGCCGATCCGCGCTTCAGCCGCGATGGCGACGATCTCACCCTGGAATTGCCGGTCTCGCTGACCGAGGCGGTGCTCGGCGATCGCGTCCGGGTGCCCACGCCGACCGGCGAGGTGACGATGACGATCCCACCCGGATCCAACAGCGGCACCACCCTGCGCCTGAAAGGCATGGGCGCGCCGCGTCGCGGCGGCGGACGCGGCGACCAGTACGTGCGGCTGACGATCGTGTTGCCCAAGGGCGGCGATCCGGAGCTGACCGAATTCGTTTCGCAGTGGAGCGCCGGCAAGGCGTTCGACCCTCGCGGGGAGGCCAAGGCATGA
- a CDS encoding chaperone modulator CbpM: MNTIDMTQFLNESTIELHTLERWIEQRWIIPSQGTARVEISETDAARAIFIRDLTGDLGVNEEGVAVVLHLVDQLHGLRRALTELRIEMNASRGDPGHESD; this comes from the coding sequence ATGAACACCATCGACATGACGCAGTTCCTCAACGAATCGACCATCGAGCTGCACACGCTGGAGCGTTGGATCGAACAGCGCTGGATCATCCCGTCGCAGGGCACCGCGCGCGTGGAAATTTCGGAAACCGATGCGGCGCGGGCGATTTTCATCCGCGATCTCACCGGCGATCTCGGCGTCAACGAAGAAGGCGTGGCGGTGGTGCTGCATCTGGTCGATCAGTTGCACGGCCTGCGTCGCGCGCTGACCGAATTGCGGATCGAGATGAATGCATCGCGAGGCGACCCGGGCCACGAGTCCGACTGA
- a CDS encoding lysozyme inhibitor LprI family protein has protein sequence MSAALLGGPAHALDCRKASTGLEHRLCADPGLRKADAAMGKAYFDLLGLATDPEVRAALINSQRRWIAAREKDLGGLGEGEDAPNADEQRAILLDATAQRTKYLSERVGGTPKLIADAMKQRARVAAYSGGSFAGYRANCAFIPDRQDRAVYSYNCFGVMNVQNGDRICSVSEDFASHYVVMQRAVADVVGGKPRVIAACVDSQCPGVSVTGQAAGWNFDPTPEQADIVESFGPLNKLDPDIAVLSDDDDWLALPGLRADQGWLNACLTDKSFPKRGRVSDGHGRK, from the coding sequence ATGTCCGCGGCCTTGCTCGGCGGGCCGGCCCATGCTTTGGACTGCCGCAAAGCGTCGACTGGACTTGAACACAGGCTGTGCGCGGACCCGGGTTTGCGCAAGGCCGATGCCGCGATGGGCAAGGCTTATTTCGATCTGCTGGGTCTCGCCACGGATCCGGAGGTGCGCGCGGCCTTGATCAACAGCCAGCGCCGCTGGATCGCCGCGCGCGAGAAGGATCTCGGCGGGCTCGGTGAGGGCGAGGACGCGCCGAACGCCGACGAGCAACGCGCGATCCTGCTCGATGCCACGGCACAGCGCACGAAGTACCTGAGCGAGCGTGTCGGCGGAACGCCGAAGCTCATCGCCGATGCGATGAAGCAACGCGCGCGCGTCGCGGCCTACAGCGGCGGTTCGTTCGCGGGCTACCGCGCCAACTGCGCGTTCATCCCGGATCGGCAGGACCGCGCTGTCTATTCGTACAACTGCTTCGGCGTGATGAACGTGCAGAACGGCGATCGCATCTGCAGCGTCAGCGAGGATTTCGCCAGCCATTACGTGGTGATGCAGCGGGCCGTCGCCGATGTCGTGGGCGGAAAGCCGCGTGTGATCGCCGCCTGCGTCGACAGCCAATGCCCCGGTGTGTCCGTCACCGGACAGGCCGCGGGCTGGAACTTCGATCCCACTCCGGAGCAGGCCGACATCGTCGAAAGCTTCGGCCCGTTGAACAAGCTCGATCCGGATATCGCCGTATTGAGCGATGACGACGACTGGCTGGCGCTTCCCGGCCTGCGCGCCGATCAGGGGTGGCTCAATGCCTGTCTGACCGACAAGTCCTTTCCGAAGCGCGGCCGGGTTTCGGACGGACACGGCCGCAAGTGA
- a CDS encoding lipocalin-like domain-containing protein, producing the protein MKAGIFVSIAASLSIGCATAAANAAKDGAGSLSSRLVGTWQVVEMVDTDAAGTTRHPYGEHPTGYIVYDATGHMHVQVMRTPATPPFAAGDQKGSEREVRAAYDGYVAYFGTYRVDEAQGRVIHQVQGSLMPSYTGTDQPRPIKLVGDELIIEGSTPDGGFYRRLRRVN; encoded by the coding sequence GTGAAAGCCGGCATCTTCGTTTCGATAGCGGCGAGCCTGTCGATCGGCTGCGCCACCGCGGCTGCGAACGCGGCGAAGGACGGCGCGGGCTCGCTGAGCTCCCGTCTGGTAGGCACGTGGCAGGTCGTGGAGATGGTCGACACCGATGCCGCCGGTACGACCCGACATCCGTATGGCGAGCACCCGACCGGATACATCGTGTACGACGCGACCGGGCATATGCATGTGCAGGTCATGCGCACGCCCGCGACGCCGCCGTTTGCCGCGGGCGACCAGAAGGGCAGCGAGCGCGAAGTCCGGGCCGCCTACGACGGTTATGTCGCGTACTTCGGTACCTACCGAGTCGATGAAGCGCAGGGCCGGGTGATCCATCAGGTGCAAGGCAGCCTGATGCCGAGCTACACCGGCACCGATCAGCCACGGCCGATCAAGCTGGTCGGCGATGAATTGATCATCGAAGGCAGCACGCCCGATGGCGGTTTCTATCGGCGCCTGCGAAGGGTGAACTAG
- a CDS encoding cupin domain-containing protein, with protein MSTGNLFVDADAPAQGERFETLLTHNNLVVERIVSSAATIPVEYVQTQDEWVALLQGEATLEVAGESMELVCGGYVFLPAGTPHTVRRVSQGAVWLAIHLHPAAAPND; from the coding sequence ATGTCGACCGGAAACCTGTTCGTCGATGCCGATGCGCCCGCCCAGGGCGAACGCTTCGAGACTTTGCTCACGCACAACAACCTCGTCGTCGAGCGGATCGTCAGTTCGGCTGCGACGATTCCGGTGGAGTACGTGCAGACCCAGGACGAGTGGGTCGCGTTGCTGCAAGGCGAGGCAACCTTGGAGGTTGCGGGTGAATCGATGGAACTGGTTTGCGGCGGTTATGTCTTCTTGCCCGCAGGCACGCCCCACACCGTGCGGCGGGTTTCGCAGGGCGCCGTCTGGCTGGCGATTCATCTGCATCCGGCGGCGGCACCGAACGATTGA
- a CDS encoding class I SAM-dependent methyltransferase, producing MSFSDPQAVARYAQGPVRQVPGFHALQQMTMLLLAEAVAHDGRVLVLGAGGGLELKVFAEAQPEWRFVGVDPSAEMLKLANDTLGPLASRVELCEGYIDTAPDGPFDGATCLLTLHFLPADERLRTLIELRRRLKPGAPLIVAHHSVPDDGKLRWLQRYAAFAVASGGIPAENASKSVAALDSRLPMLSPEHDEALLREAGFEHVELFYAAFTFKGWVAYNPF from the coding sequence TTGTCGTTCTCAGATCCCCAGGCGGTTGCCCGCTACGCGCAAGGCCCGGTCCGGCAGGTTCCGGGTTTCCATGCCCTGCAGCAGATGACGATGCTGTTGCTGGCCGAGGCCGTTGCGCACGACGGTCGGGTGCTCGTGCTCGGCGCTGGCGGCGGCCTGGAATTGAAGGTTTTCGCCGAGGCGCAGCCCGAATGGCGTTTTGTCGGCGTGGACCCGTCGGCCGAGATGTTGAAACTGGCGAATGACACCTTGGGCCCGCTCGCGTCGCGTGTGGAGCTGTGCGAGGGCTACATCGACACCGCACCGGACGGCCCGTTCGACGGCGCGACCTGTCTGTTGACCTTGCACTTCTTGCCCGCCGACGAGCGCCTGCGGACGCTGATCGAACTCAGGCGACGACTGAAGCCCGGAGCGCCCTTGATCGTGGCTCACCACAGCGTTCCCGACGATGGGAAATTGCGCTGGCTCCAGCGCTATGCCGCGTTCGCGGTGGCGTCCGGCGGCATTCCTGCGGAGAACGCGAGCAAATCGGTCGCCGCGCTCGACAGCCGACTGCCCATGCTCTCGCCCGAACACGACGAGGCGCTGCTGCGCGAAGCCGGGTTCGAGCATGTCGAACTGTTCTATGCCGCGTTCACCTTCAAGGGTTGGGTTGCGTACAACCCATTCTAG